From Cucurbita pepo subsp. pepo cultivar mu-cu-16 unplaced genomic scaffold, ASM280686v2 Cp4.1_scaffold000529, whole genome shotgun sequence, one genomic window encodes:
- the LOC111785512 gene encoding probable leucine-rich repeat receptor-like protein kinase At5g63930 (The sequence of the model RefSeq protein was modified relative to this genomic sequence to represent the inferred CDS: added 169 bases not found in genome assembly), producing MFDKMSANVKPRGGFLVNFVGFWFSTNLLFCTSQGLNLEGLSLLELKRTLTDEFGSLKNWNPADRTPCGWIGVQCTSGEAPVVWSLDLKSKKLSGSVNPVIGNLIHLTYLDLSFNEFTGNIPKEIGNCSYLEYLFLNNNMFEGRIPAELGNLSVLRSLNICNNVLSGSIPEEIGKLSSLVKFVAYTNQLTGSLPRSIGNLTKLKRFRAGQNGISGSIPSEISGCRSLNVLGLAQNEIGGELPRELGMLRNLTEMVLWGNQFSGSIPEELGKCRSLEVVALYANNLVGSIPKALGNLSSLKRLYLYRNGLNGTIPKEIGNLSLVEEIDFSENSLTGGIPFELSKIKGLRLLFLFKNLLTGVIPDELSTLKNLTRLDLSINDLRGRIPFGFQYLTKMVQLQLFDNSLSGSIPSQLGRYSRLWVVDFSVNNLTGTIPSYLCRHSNLSILNLESNKLYGNISSGILNCRSLVQLRVGGNMLTGAFPSELCSLENLSAIELGENRFHGRIPLDIGRCKKLQRLEIANNLFTSKLPKEIGKLTQLVTLNVSSNRLDGELPVELFKCKMLQRVDLSHNAFTGSLPNEIGSLTQLELLILSGNKLSGNIPAGVGKMSRMTELKIGGNMFFGEIPKELGSLLGLQIAMDLSYNKLSGRIPPELGRLYLLEILLLNNNDLSGQIPREFENLSSLSVCNFSYNDLTGPIPLTPLFQNMDVDSFRGNDGLCGGALGDCNGDSYFESENTSRGKIITGIACAVGGVSLILIMIILHQMRCRDEAEIPCSDSDLDSGFYLPPKEGFSFHDLVEVTNNFHDSYIIGKGACGTVYKAMVHTGQIIAVKKLASNREGSDVENSFQAEILTLGTIRHRNIVKLYGYCYHQGFNLLLYEYMAKGSLGEVIHGSSCCLDWPTRFTIAIGAAEGLAYLHHDCKPMIVHRDIKSNNILLDDHFEAHVGDFGLAKVIDMPHSKSMSVVAGSYGYIAPEYAYTMKVTEKCDIYSFGVVLLELLTGKTPVQPLDQGGDLVTWVKNFIRNHSFTSRIFDSRLNLQDRSIVEHMMSVLKIALMCTSMSPFDRPSMRDVVSMLIESNEQEVNFIPSPDSDLPLKDNTV from the exons atgtttgataaaatgtcTGCAAATGTAAAGCCAAGGGGAGGCTTCTTAGTCaattttgttggattttggTTCAGTACCAATCTTTTGTTCTGTACTTCACAAGGGTTAAACTTAGAGGGGCTGTCCCTTTTAGAGCTGAAAAGGACACTTACGGATGAGTTTGGTAGTTTAAAGAACTGGAACCCTGCGGACCGGACACCGTGCGGTTGGATCGGTGTGCAATGCACTTCTGGTGAAGCTCCGGTTGTATGGTCGCTCGACTTGAAGTCGAAGAAGCTCTCTGGATCCGTGAACCCCGTTATCGGTAACTTGATTCATTTAACTTATCTTGATCTATCTTTCAATGAGTTCACTGGGAACATTCCCAAAGAAATTGGAAACTGTTCATATCTTGAATATCTTTTTCTTAACAACAACATGTTTGAGGGGAGAATCCCAGCTGAGTTAGGGAATCTATCTGTCTTGAGGAGTTTGAATATCTGTAACAATGTACTAAGTGGTTCAATCCCGGAGGAGATCGGGAAGTTATCGTCGTTAGTCAAGTTTGTGGCGTATACGAACCAGCTAACTGGATCGTTGCCTCGTTCTATTGGGAATCTTACGAAACTTAAGAGGTTTAGAGCTGGACAGAATGGTATCTCTGGAAGTATACCTTCTGAGATAAGTGGATGCCGAAGTCTTAATGTGCTTGGTCTTGCTCAAAACGAGATAGGAGGGGAGCTACCAAGGGAGCTCGGGATGCTTCGTAACTTAACCGAGATGGTTCTATGGGGTAACCAGTTTTCTGGTAGCATTCCGGAGGAGCTTGGGAAGTGTAGGAGTCTCGAGGTCGTGGCGTTGTATGCTAATAATCTGGTTGGCTCCATACCAAAGGCATTGGGGAATCTCAGCTCTCTTAAGAGGCTGTATCTCTACAGAAATGGCCTTAATGGGACGATTCCAAAGGAAATTGGTAATCTTTCTTTGGTGGAAGAGATTGATTTCTCAGAGAACTCCTTAACTGGTGGCATTCCCTTTGAGTTAAGTAAGATCAAGGGCCTGCGCTTGCTGTTCCTCTTCAAGAATCTGCTGACTGGTGTAATACCTGATGAGCTTAGTACGTTGAAGAACTTGACACGGCTCGACCTATCGATAAACGATCTTAGAGGACGTATACCGTTTGGTTTTCAATATTTGACTAAGATGGTACAACTGCAGCTGTTTGATAACTCCCTCAGTGGTAGCATTCCTTCACAGCTCGGACGTTATAGCCGACTTTGGGTGGTCGATTTTTCAGTAAACAACCTAACAGGGACGATACCGTCTTACCTTTGTCGACATTCGAACCTGAGTATATTGAACTTGGAGTCCAACAAGCTATATGGAAACATCTCTTCTGGGATTCTGAATTGCAGATCTCTAGTGCAGCTTCGTGTCGGTGGGAACATGCTTACCGGGGCGTTTCCATCCGAGCTTTGCAGCTTGGAGAACCTTTCAGCTATTGAACTTGGCGAAAATAGATTCCATGGTCGGATTCCTTTGGATATTGGAAGATGTAAGAAGTTGCAAAGGCTTGAAATTGCAAACAATTTGTTCACATCTAAGCTGCCAAAGGAAATTGGAAAGCTCACTCAATTGGTGACTTTGAATGTTTCATCAAATCGACTTGATGGCGAGTTACCGGTTGAATTGTTCAAGTGCAAGATGCTTCAACGAGTCGATCTGAGCCACAACGCGTTTACGGGGTCGTTACCGAATGAGATCGGATCACTTACTCAGCTGGAGCTACTGATCCTGTCGGGAAACAAGTTGTCAGGGAACATACCTGCAGGAGTTGGAAAGATGTCCCGAATGACAGAGTTGAAGATTGGTGGAAACATGTTTTTTGGTGAAATTCCAAAGGAGTTGGGGTCACTTTTAGGCTTGCAAATTGCAATGGATCTTAGTTATAATAAGCTATCAGGGAGAATACCACCAGAACTGGGAAGACTATATCTTCTAGAAATTCTGCTGCTGAATAACAATGATTTGAGTGGACAAATTCCTAGAGAGTTCGAGAACCTATCTAGTTTATCGGTCTGCAACTTCTCATACAACGACCTTACGGGGCCGATACCGTTGACACCGTTGTTTCAGAACATGGACGTCGATAGCTTTCGAGGTAACGACGGACTTTGCGGCGGAGCTCTTGGTGATTGCAATGGGGATTCTTATTTTGAGAGTGAAAATACATCAAGAGGTAAAATCATCACAGGAATTGCTTGTGCTGTTGGTGGGGTTTCtctcattttaattatgattattttgCATCAAATGAGATGTCGAGATGAGGCCGAGATACCGTGCTCGGACTCGGACTTGGACTCGGGTTTTTACTTACCTCCCAAGGAGGGATTTAGCTTCCATGATCTGGTTGAAGTCACAAATAACTTCCATGACAGTTATATTATTGGAAAGGGTGCTTGTGGGACAGTTTATAAAGCCATGGTTCATACTGGACAGATCATTGCTGTTAAGAAGCTGGCATCAAATAGGGAAGGGAGCGACGTCGAAAACAGTTTCCAGGCCGAAATTTTGACGCTCGGAACGATAAGGCATCGAAATATTGTTAAGCTGTATGGATACTGCTACCACCAGGGTTTCAATCTGCTTCTTTATGAATACATGGCAAAGGGTAGTTTAGGTGAAGTAATTCACGGGTCGTCTTGTTGCTTGGATTGGCCAACTCGGTTCACGATTGCGATCGGAGCTGCAGAAGGTCTTGCGTACTTGCATCATGACTGCAAACCAATGATAGTTCACCGTGATATCAAGTCGAATAATATTCTCCTCGACGATCACTTTGAAGCTCATGTTGGTGATTTCGGTCTTGCGAAAGTTATCGACATGCCTCATTCTAAATCAATGTCAGTCGTTGCAGGCTCGTATGGATACATCGCTCCTG AATATGCATACACTATGAAGGTTACCGAAAAATGCGACATTTATAGTTTTGGCGTCGTTCTACTCGAGTTGTTAACGGGAAAAACTCCCGTTCAACCATTAGATCAGGGAGGTGATCTTGTAACATGGGTAAAAAATTTTATCCGTAACCATTCATTCACATCGAGAATATTTGATTCTCGGTTGAACCTTCAAGACCGAAGTATCGTCGA